Proteins from a single region of Paraflavitalea devenefica:
- a CDS encoding BON domain-containing protein produces the protein MKTIQTKLALLSLVMAVSSLVLYSCKGKVKDSDIQQAIAAKAQTMTGLEKVTTSVKDGVVTLSGETTDETAKVAYESAIKTVPGVEKVSNNIVVVAPPPAPEPVVISPDETLKAAVNDAIKAYSGVKAEVKDGVVTLTGEIRKAELTVLMPTLHALKPKKIENKLTVKK, from the coding sequence ATGAAAACAATTCAAACGAAGCTTGCGTTGCTCTCCCTGGTGATGGCCGTAAGCAGCCTGGTATTGTATTCCTGTAAAGGCAAGGTGAAAGACAGTGATATACAGCAGGCCATTGCCGCCAAAGCCCAAACGATGACCGGCCTGGAAAAGGTAACGACTTCCGTGAAGGATGGTGTGGTTACGCTCAGCGGGGAGACTACTGATGAAACAGCCAAGGTAGCTTATGAATCGGCCATCAAAACGGTCCCGGGCGTAGAAAAAGTGAGCAATAATATTGTGGTAGTGGCTCCTCCCCCGGCGCCGGAACCTGTGGTGATCTCCCCCGACGAAACACTTAAAGCGGCCGTGAATGATGCCATCAAAGCCTATAGCGGCGTGAAAGCGGAGGTAAAGGATGGCGTGGTAACCCTTACCGGCGAAATCAGGAAAGCCGAGCTCACCGTGCTGATGCCTACACTGCATGCATTGAAGCCCAAGAAGATCGAGAATAAACTAACCGTTAAAAAATAA
- a CDS encoding site-specific recombinase encodes MMIRRKKKVDPFVQFLEQKPTVSIKDREAGLDYLVSFMHLIRPRTGKPGEAVENFGKALHVLYEHPAVLNGLRVSILAQLINSNLLPLLTESGITVSRGAGRELYARLKHKFLPALQDPNDFLYVLDRLFYRKDDYEWVEEIGHHRWVQFFDAIGFSFEGRAPVITQQALTALQILSAGVAQLGWESAVVRNAPFKHPQADNPFAEQQYLVYELKELLLNNGSREKLHPLLERIKAVFAEGMQVIQHIRDQTAERGASLSQTFILFQLEQKLDRMQLVLDIVDLDEKMDTSRLASLFIKAIRNENRKNSLWEFLSQTTGYLAYQIAEHKGKKGNKYITSSPLEYWQMIVSAMWGGFIVCFVAIVKILLGKVHMAPFWHGFAYSINYSLGFVVIEETKSTLATKQPAFTASAVASSLDTRKGDNTPNLYNLAVTVSKVSRSQIASFVGNLIVVFPGTFLLAWLYDICFGVPLVAGEKAVKLLEAQHPWHSFSLLYACNTGVFLFLSGIIAGYVQNKVNYGRVGRRLAEHPFLRQYTSRKRLQRIANYLDAHAGGLAGNISLGFFLGFATTAGDLFGIGFDIRHITIAAANTSIGLYGVGWNNVSFSYMAVVVSGVLGIGFLNFLVSFSLAFIVAVRSRGIKLRDYPEFLGILWKYFRSRPLDFFRPRRRLDIQ; translated from the coding sequence ATGATGATCCGCAGAAAAAAGAAAGTCGATCCATTTGTTCAGTTCCTGGAGCAAAAGCCAACCGTCTCTATCAAAGACCGGGAAGCCGGGTTGGATTACCTGGTATCTTTCATGCACCTGATTCGTCCCCGTACCGGCAAGCCCGGTGAAGCCGTGGAGAACTTTGGAAAAGCCCTGCATGTATTGTATGAGCATCCTGCTGTACTCAATGGACTTCGCGTTTCCATCCTCGCGCAACTGATCAACAGCAACCTGCTGCCCCTGCTTACAGAAAGCGGCATCACCGTGTCACGCGGCGCCGGCCGTGAATTATATGCCCGCCTCAAGCATAAATTCCTGCCCGCCTTACAGGACCCCAATGATTTCCTGTATGTGCTGGACCGTCTATTCTACCGTAAAGACGATTATGAATGGGTGGAGGAAATCGGACACCACAGGTGGGTGCAATTCTTTGATGCGATAGGATTTTCTTTTGAGGGACGTGCACCGGTGATTACCCAACAGGCATTGACAGCTTTGCAAATACTCTCGGCAGGCGTGGCCCAACTGGGATGGGAAAGTGCCGTTGTGCGCAATGCTCCCTTCAAACACCCGCAGGCGGATAATCCATTTGCCGAACAGCAATACCTCGTATACGAGTTAAAGGAACTATTGCTCAATAATGGCTCGCGGGAAAAATTGCATCCATTGCTGGAGCGTATTAAAGCCGTATTTGCGGAAGGCATGCAGGTAATACAGCACATCCGTGACCAGACAGCCGAAAGAGGGGCCAGCCTGTCACAGACCTTTATTCTTTTCCAACTGGAACAGAAGCTGGACCGCATGCAACTGGTACTGGATATTGTAGACCTCGATGAAAAAATGGATACCTCCCGCCTGGCCAGTCTCTTCATCAAGGCCATCCGCAATGAGAACCGTAAGAACAGCTTGTGGGAATTCCTTTCCCAAACCACCGGTTACCTGGCGTACCAGATAGCGGAGCACAAGGGAAAGAAAGGCAATAAATACATTACTTCTTCGCCCCTCGAGTACTGGCAAATGATCGTGAGCGCCATGTGGGGTGGGTTCATTGTATGTTTTGTGGCCATCGTTAAAATATTGCTGGGAAAGGTCCACATGGCGCCGTTCTGGCATGGCTTTGCCTACAGTATCAACTACAGCCTGGGCTTTGTGGTCATAGAAGAAACAAAGTCCACGCTCGCTACCAAACAGCCTGCCTTTACAGCCAGCGCAGTAGCCAGCTCCCTCGATACGAGGAAAGGCGATAACACGCCCAACCTGTACAACCTCGCTGTTACTGTATCAAAAGTATCCCGCAGCCAGATCGCTTCTTTTGTGGGTAACCTCATCGTAGTGTTTCCCGGTACCTTCCTGCTGGCCTGGTTATATGATATTTGCTTTGGCGTACCGCTCGTGGCAGGCGAAAAGGCGGTGAAACTATTGGAAGCACAGCATCCCTGGCATAGCTTTTCCCTGCTGTATGCCTGCAATACGGGCGTATTCCTGTTCCTCAGTGGTATCATTGCGGGATATGTACAGAACAAAGTCAACTATGGCCGCGTGGGCCGCCGCCTGGCCGAACACCCTTTTCTGCGTCAATATACTTCACGGAAACGGCTGCAGCGTATTGCCAATTACCTCGATGCGCATGCAGGCGGCCTGGCCGGTAACATCTCGCTCGGCTTTTTCCTGGGCTTTGCCACTACAGCGGGCGACTTATTCGGTATCGGGTTCGACATCCGCCATATTACCATTGCCGCCGCCAATACTTCCATTGGCTTGTACGGCGTAGGCTGGAATAATGTATCTTTCAGTTACATGGCCGTGGTAGTGAGCGGCGTATTGGGTATCGGCTTCCTGAACTTCCTGGTCAGCTTTTCACTGGCGTTCATTGTAGCGGTACGCTCCAGGGGTATCAAGTTGCGCGATTATCCTGAATTCCTGGGTATATTGTGGAAATACTTCCGTTCCCGCCCCCTCGACTTTTTCAGACCGAGAAGAAGATTGGATATACAATAA
- a CDS encoding glycoside hydrolase family 15 protein — protein MPVHKYNMGIIGNCSYLAYIDTKADVKWMCLPRFDSSFLFGSLLDEGRGGHFSIQPAMEGYTSRQYYVPNTNVLCTEFTAADGSFVVKDCAPRMTIHERQFRPLMMVRKIELISGDPAIRVTCDPRGDYGQVVPETTTGSNHIRYMNLGQPVRLTTDISLTYIQDKRPFLLDQDRYVVLTYGSPLEAPLKETCEEFLRKTIQHWQQWIKSCYLPDIYQEEIIRSALVLKLHQYEDTGGVIASGTTSLPEFHDSTRNWDYRFCWFRDAHYTLRAFNQIGHFEELEKYFDFIHNILANAGSSLQPLYSIAGEKDLEELTIDLHGYMGNKPVRVGNKAYVQVQHDVYGQVLVSLLPLYTDKRLTFMRKNSYRTIVPWLLNQIERTLTMPDSGLWEFRNQVQVHTYTLLFHWAGAKAAYKIGAVFNDMPLMQQAQDLAAAANKLLEEAYDKERKVYPQAIGTPNLDASTLTMVTMNYLDHNSQRARDHIAALEKELLADHGLFYRYKHYDDFGFPETTFLVCAFWYVDALACVGRTDDAIRILDKLLGFSNHLGIFSEDVHIDGSQWGNFPQTYSHVGLINAAFRIARKVDKVDFL, from the coding sequence ATGCCGGTGCATAAATACAACATGGGCATCATAGGTAACTGCTCCTACCTGGCCTATATTGATACGAAAGCAGATGTAAAGTGGATGTGCCTGCCGAGGTTCGACAGCAGTTTCCTCTTTGGGTCACTGCTCGATGAAGGGAGGGGAGGACACTTTTCTATCCAGCCCGCTATGGAAGGATATACCAGCCGGCAGTATTATGTTCCCAATACCAACGTATTGTGCACGGAGTTCACCGCGGCTGATGGCAGCTTCGTGGTGAAAGATTGTGCCCCGCGCATGACCATTCATGAACGGCAGTTCAGGCCCCTCATGATGGTGCGTAAGATAGAGCTCATCAGTGGTGATCCCGCTATCCGGGTCACCTGTGATCCGCGGGGCGACTACGGACAGGTAGTGCCGGAAACCACTACCGGCAGCAACCATATCCGTTACATGAACCTGGGACAGCCCGTACGCCTTACCACTGATATTTCACTTACTTATATCCAGGACAAGCGGCCTTTCCTGCTCGACCAGGACCGCTATGTGGTATTGACCTATGGATCGCCCCTCGAAGCGCCCCTGAAAGAAACCTGTGAAGAGTTCCTGCGCAAGACCATCCAGCACTGGCAGCAATGGATCAAGAGCTGTTACCTGCCGGATATCTACCAGGAAGAGATCATCCGCTCGGCCCTGGTGCTTAAACTGCACCAGTATGAGGATACAGGCGGCGTCATTGCTTCCGGCACTACCAGTCTGCCCGAATTTCACGATAGTACCCGCAACTGGGATTACCGGTTCTGCTGGTTCCGCGATGCGCACTATACCTTGCGGGCCTTTAACCAGATCGGTCACTTTGAAGAGCTGGAAAAATACTTCGACTTCATCCATAACATTCTGGCCAATGCCGGCAGTTCCCTGCAACCTTTATATTCCATTGCCGGGGAGAAAGACCTGGAAGAGCTCACCATCGACCTGCATGGTTATATGGGCAATAAGCCGGTGCGCGTAGGCAATAAAGCCTATGTGCAGGTACAGCATGATGTATATGGACAGGTATTGGTAAGCCTGCTGCCGCTGTACACCGATAAGCGGCTTACCTTCATGCGCAAGAACAGTTACCGCACCATTGTACCCTGGTTGCTGAACCAGATAGAACGTACACTCACCATGCCCGACTCTGGCCTGTGGGAGTTCCGTAACCAGGTGCAGGTACATACCTATACCTTGTTATTCCATTGGGCCGGCGCCAAGGCTGCCTATAAGATCGGCGCAGTCTTCAATGACATGCCGCTCATGCAGCAGGCGCAGGACCTGGCCGCCGCCGCCAATAAACTGCTGGAAGAAGCGTATGATAAAGAACGCAAAGTATACCCGCAGGCCATTGGTACGCCCAACCTCGATGCCAGTACCCTTACCATGGTTACCATGAACTACCTGGACCATAACTCACAAAGGGCCCGCGACCATATTGCCGCCCTTGAAAAAGAACTGCTGGCCGATCATGGTCTTTTCTATCGCTACAAACACTACGATGATTTTGGCTTTCCCGAAACCACCTTCCTGGTATGCGCTTTCTGGTACGTGGATGCGCTGGCCTGCGTGGGCCGCACAGACGATGCCATCCGTATATTGGACAAGCTCTTAGGCTTCAGCAACCACCTGGGCATCTTTAGTGAAGATGTGCATATAGATGGATCACAATGGGGCAACTTCCCCCAAACTTACAGCCATGTGGGCCTTATCAATGCCGCTTTTCGTATTGCCCGGAAAGTAGATAAGGTGGATTTTCTGTAG
- a CDS encoding formimidoylglutamase: MKHFKFYDKQDVLSLTKLRKFETRLGESIQVLADKHQLETSLTQSIADYVVLGIPEDIGVRANHGVGGTDSIWVPFLAAFLNIQSNDFLVGNELLLLGHFDFGDLKYLIEQNAHGHDEKIDAYRHAVITIDEEVEELIKIITSYKKIPIVIGGGHNNAYPLIKGAAKGLHKAGLLPLAQINCINLDAHADFRPAEGRHSGNGFRYAEEDGYLQKYCVVGLHENYLPQNVWLDIVNNPFLDFITYEDIFVHEKRNFIQAVAHAASFTDDNYTGIELDLDCIEHTLSSAVTPAGILPLHARQYLTFTGIDCNAAYLHICEGATQLTDGRKDDSTGKLVSYLVSDFVKAHSQ, translated from the coding sequence ATGAAGCATTTTAAATTTTACGATAAGCAGGATGTATTGTCCCTCACAAAGCTGCGGAAATTTGAAACCAGGCTCGGTGAAAGTATACAGGTACTGGCCGATAAGCATCAACTGGAAACTTCCCTCACGCAATCAATAGCCGACTATGTAGTGTTGGGCATCCCGGAAGACATTGGTGTGCGGGCCAATCATGGAGTAGGGGGGACCGATTCTATCTGGGTACCTTTTCTGGCTGCTTTCTTAAACATCCAGAGCAATGACTTCCTGGTGGGCAACGAATTACTGCTGCTGGGGCATTTTGACTTCGGTGATCTTAAATACCTGATAGAACAGAATGCCCATGGTCATGACGAAAAAATAGATGCTTACCGCCATGCTGTCATCACCATTGATGAAGAAGTGGAAGAACTGATCAAGATCATTACGTCTTATAAAAAGATACCTATTGTCATTGGCGGCGGACACAACAATGCGTATCCCCTCATCAAAGGCGCTGCCAAAGGATTACACAAAGCAGGGCTGCTGCCCCTGGCGCAGATCAACTGTATCAACCTCGATGCCCATGCCGATTTCCGGCCGGCCGAAGGCCGGCACAGCGGCAACGGTTTCCGGTATGCAGAAGAAGATGGCTACCTGCAAAAATATTGTGTGGTAGGCCTGCATGAAAACTACCTGCCCCAGAACGTATGGCTTGATATTGTCAACAACCCCTTCCTGGACTTTATTACTTACGAAGACATTTTTGTACATGAGAAAAGGAACTTCATACAGGCCGTAGCCCATGCCGCCAGCTTTACAGATGATAACTATACCGGCATTGAGCTCGACCTGGATTGCATAGAGCACACCTTGTCCAGTGCCGTCACGCCGGCAGGCATCCTGCCGCTCCATGCCCGGCAATACCTTACCTTCACCGGTATCGACTGTAATGCCGCCTACCTGCACATTTGCGAAGGCGCCACCCAGCTTACCGATGGCCGCAAAGACGACAGCACCGGCAAACTCGTCAGCTACCTCGTCAGCGATTTTGTAAAAGCACATAGTCAGTAG
- the hutI gene encoding imidazolonepropionase, with translation MSSLLITNIRQLVNVREHTSVLRGRELADLPCIDNAYLLIEEDTIAGYGRMEDLPASNQQPATVVDAIGAFVVPAWCDSHTHIVFAASREEEFVDKIRGMSYADIAAKGGGILNSARKLHDTSEEELFNQAWKRLEEVSRLGTGAIEIKSGYGLTVEAELKMLRVIKKLQEKSPLSIKATFLGAHTYPSEYKNNHQGYIDSIIQDMLPVIARDKLADYIDVFCEEGFFSPAETETICRAGMAHGLKPKIHANQLHLSGGTQVGVQLGAISVDHLETMDEAAIQALAHSNTIGTLLPTAAFFLRMPFQPARTLIDAGCAIALASDFNPGSSPSGNMNLVVAMSCIQMKMLPQEAINAATLNGAYAMELGQELGSITVGKKANLIITKPIPSLAYYPYAFGANLIDKVMIKGEWL, from the coding sequence ATGTCTTCACTACTCATTACAAATATTCGTCAACTTGTCAATGTTCGTGAACACACTTCTGTACTGCGGGGCAGGGAGCTGGCCGATCTTCCCTGTATAGACAATGCTTACCTGCTCATAGAAGAGGATACCATTGCCGGCTATGGCCGTATGGAAGACTTACCAGCCAGCAACCAACAACCAGCAACTGTTGTCGACGCGATAGGCGCCTTCGTCGTGCCTGCCTGGTGCGACAGCCATACGCATATCGTCTTTGCCGCCAGCAGGGAAGAGGAGTTTGTAGATAAGATCAGGGGCATGAGCTATGCTGATATCGCTGCCAAAGGAGGCGGTATCCTGAACTCAGCCCGTAAGCTCCATGATACTTCAGAAGAGGAGCTGTTTAACCAGGCCTGGAAGCGCCTGGAAGAAGTAAGCCGCCTCGGCACAGGCGCTATTGAGATCAAGAGTGGTTATGGACTAACCGTAGAAGCAGAATTGAAAATGCTGCGGGTGATCAAAAAGCTACAAGAAAAGTCCCCGCTATCCATTAAGGCCACCTTCCTCGGGGCACATACCTACCCATCCGAATACAAGAATAACCACCAGGGATACATTGATAGTATCATACAGGATATGCTGCCGGTCATTGCCCGGGACAAGCTGGCCGATTATATTGATGTTTTTTGTGAAGAAGGGTTCTTCTCCCCGGCAGAAACGGAAACCATTTGCCGCGCCGGCATGGCGCATGGGCTCAAACCTAAGATCCATGCCAATCAACTGCACCTTTCTGGAGGTACACAGGTAGGGGTGCAACTGGGCGCCATCAGCGTAGACCACCTCGAAACGATGGATGAAGCTGCTATACAGGCATTGGCCCATTCCAATACCATCGGTACCTTATTGCCCACCGCCGCCTTTTTCCTGCGCATGCCTTTTCAGCCTGCGCGGACTTTAATAGATGCCGGTTGTGCCATTGCCCTGGCGTCGGACTTTAATCCGGGCTCATCGCCTAGTGGTAACATGAACCTCGTGGTGGCCATGAGCTGCATACAAATGAAAATGCTGCCGCAGGAAGCCATCAATGCTGCCACGCTCAACGGAGCTTACGCCATGGAACTGGGCCAGGAGCTGGGTAGTATTACCGTAGGTAAAAAAGCCAACCTTATTATTACAAAACCCATTCCTTCACTGGCCTATTATCCTTATGCTTTTGGTGCTAACCTGATTGATAAAGTAATGATAAAAGGGGAGTGGTTATGA
- a CDS encoding LysM peptidoglycan-binding domain-containing protein: MALQDKYKELVDAAKASGITNLQVREQDNVLYIDGEAPSFTVKDQLWAIYDKIDPDYRAADVVMNITVAASAAPEEYEVVKGDNLTKIGKKYGIGWKEIYEANKDQIKNPDLIQVGWKLKIPKKA, from the coding sequence ATGGCACTGCAAGATAAATACAAAGAGCTGGTGGATGCTGCCAAAGCATCCGGTATTACAAACCTGCAGGTACGTGAGCAGGACAATGTGCTGTATATTGATGGCGAAGCACCTTCCTTCACGGTGAAAGATCAGCTATGGGCTATTTATGATAAGATAGATCCTGACTACCGCGCTGCCGATGTGGTGATGAATATAACTGTAGCCGCTTCTGCTGCACCGGAAGAATATGAAGTGGTGAAAGGAGATAACCTCACTAAAATAGGTAAAAAGTATGGGATTGGCTGGAAGGAGATCTATGAAGCCAATAAGGACCAGATCAAGAACCCTGACCTGATACAGGTGGGCTGGAAGCTGAAGATACCAAAGAAGGCATAG
- a CDS encoding patatin-like phospholipase family protein, with product MKYSFVGILVLFTLFSGAQPTPAARPRIGVTLSGGGAKGLAHIGILKAIDSAGLRVDYVTGTSMGSIIGSLYAVGYSADSIERIARTIDWDLLLSNQSSLRSIFMEEKDEYAKYVIELPWVNHRFRLPGGVLQGQELWLKFSELFFPVYNEKDFSKFSIPFRCIGTDVGTGEAVVMKEGEIISAVRSSMAIPSVFTAVDFNGRKLIDGGLVRNFPVKDVKEMGADFVIGSNVATGLMPSDKVRNALQVLLQVAFFREAEDNKKEVAQCDIYIPFDMERFSMGSFGDSKELMELGLQEGRKLYPRFKKIADSLEALYGPVPPRVNRLPQVPAVVISSFEVRGVDKTSAEFFIHTMNFEINEFYTARKLANMVRQAYGTRYYSRVTYSLEPQPDGTSKIIFDVTEYPFTFAKLGLHYNRFTGVGLIVNLTSRNFFTTNSRSLVSVNIGETFRIRGEHLQYLGRLKNVALLLETQYDNFDIGTYSESKQNGLYNLNFFKFGSKLQFSAKRQFTVGVGSRFEWVKYSPKISTELEFKGSKKFFTPFAYLARNSLDKSIYPRRGFKLDMEVGWVAPQNSHIRFYENGAEVPPGVIFISDRSFYRSSLNLETYTPLSKRTTLLFNVQGGANFDYADNVLNEFVIGGLTRTFRNQITFAGLPEGAEYSSSAAALQGGLRVQVFNNTYLMGRANVLFNNFIEDPGFFVTRDFFSGYALTFSYNFALGPLEISAMYCDQTGKIQSYVNLGIPF from the coding sequence ATGAAGTACAGTTTTGTGGGTATTCTTGTTTTGTTCACCCTGTTCTCCGGCGCACAGCCTACCCCTGCTGCCCGCCCCAGGATTGGCGTTACCCTCAGTGGCGGCGGCGCCAAAGGTCTGGCCCATATTGGTATCCTCAAAGCGATCGACTCTGCCGGCCTCCGGGTGGATTATGTTACCGGCACCAGCATGGGCAGCATTATCGGAAGTCTGTACGCAGTGGGCTATTCTGCTGATTCCATTGAAAGGATTGCCCGTACGATCGACTGGGACCTGCTGCTCAGCAATCAATCCTCCCTGCGCAGCATTTTCATGGAAGAGAAAGATGAGTATGCGAAGTATGTGATCGAGCTTCCCTGGGTTAACCACCGGTTCCGCTTACCCGGCGGCGTATTGCAGGGGCAGGAATTATGGCTGAAGTTTTCCGAACTGTTTTTCCCGGTATATAATGAAAAAGATTTCTCCAAATTCAGCATCCCCTTCCGGTGTATCGGCACGGATGTAGGTACCGGCGAAGCCGTAGTGATGAAGGAAGGAGAGATCATCAGCGCTGTTCGTTCCAGTATGGCCATCCCCTCCGTATTTACGGCTGTGGATTTTAATGGCCGCAAGCTGATTGACGGAGGCCTGGTGCGCAATTTCCCGGTGAAGGATGTAAAGGAAATGGGCGCCGATTTTGTGATCGGCAGCAATGTAGCCACCGGGCTGATGCCTTCAGACAAGGTGCGTAATGCCTTACAGGTATTGTTGCAGGTAGCTTTTTTCCGGGAAGCAGAAGACAATAAGAAGGAAGTGGCGCAATGCGATATTTATATCCCTTTCGATATGGAAAGGTTCAGCATGGGCAGCTTTGGCGATTCAAAGGAGCTGATGGAGCTGGGCCTGCAGGAAGGGCGTAAGTTATACCCGCGCTTTAAAAAGATCGCCGATTCACTGGAAGCATTGTATGGCCCTGTACCACCCAGGGTAAACCGCCTGCCCCAGGTACCTGCCGTGGTGATCTCCTCATTTGAGGTGCGCGGGGTTGACAAAACGTCGGCAGAGTTCTTTATCCATACCATGAATTTTGAGATCAATGAGTTTTATACTGCCCGTAAGCTGGCCAATATGGTGCGGCAGGCTTATGGCACCCGGTATTATAGCCGGGTTACTTATTCATTGGAACCTCAACCGGATGGCACCTCGAAGATTATTTTTGATGTGACAGAGTATCCTTTCACGTTTGCCAAGCTGGGCCTTCACTATAACCGCTTTACCGGTGTGGGCCTGATTGTCAACCTCACCTCGCGGAATTTCTTTACGACCAACTCCAGGAGCCTCGTATCAGTGAATATAGGTGAAACGTTCCGCATCCGTGGCGAGCACCTGCAATACCTCGGCAGGCTCAAGAACGTAGCGCTGCTACTGGAAACACAGTACGATAATTTCGATATCGGCACTTACAGCGAGTCGAAGCAGAACGGGTTGTATAACCTGAACTTTTTTAAGTTCGGCTCCAAACTCCAGTTCTCAGCCAAACGTCAGTTTACGGTGGGTGTGGGCAGCCGTTTTGAATGGGTGAAGTACAGTCCCAAGATCTCCACAGAACTGGAATTTAAAGGAAGCAAGAAGTTCTTCACCCCCTTTGCCTACCTGGCGCGTAATTCACTGGACAAAAGTATTTATCCCAGGCGGGGCTTTAAACTGGATATGGAAGTGGGCTGGGTAGCGCCGCAAAACTCCCATATCCGTTTTTATGAGAATGGCGCGGAGGTCCCCCCGGGCGTTATTTTTATCAGCGACCGCAGCTTTTACCGCTCCAGCCTTAACCTGGAAACTTATACCCCCCTCAGCAAGCGCACTACCCTGTTGTTCAATGTACAGGGCGGCGCCAATTTTGATTATGCCGATAATGTGCTGAATGAGTTTGTGATCGGCGGCCTGACGAGGACATTCCGCAACCAGATCACTTTTGCCGGCCTGCCGGAAGGCGCTGAATATAGTTCCAGCGCGGCAGCACTGCAGGGAGGATTAAGGGTGCAGGTGTTTAATAATACTTACCTGATGGGCCGCGCCAATGTGCTGTTCAATAATTTTATTGAAGACCCTGGTTTCTTTGTAACGCGTGATTTCTTCTCGGGCTATGCCCTTACCTTCTCCTATAATTTCGCGCTTGGTCCGCTGGAGATCAGCGCCATGTATTGTGACCAGACGGGGAAGATACAGTCGTATGTGAATTTGGGGATACCTTTCTGA